In one window of Onychomys torridus chromosome 7, mOncTor1.1, whole genome shotgun sequence DNA:
- the LOC118587528 gene encoding 3-ketoacyl-CoA thiolase B, peroxisomal-like isoform X1, producing the protein MTLSQRGNPGNISSRLMENEKARDCLIPMGITSENVAERFGISRQKQDAFALASQQKAATAQSRGCFRAEIVPVTTTVLDDQGNKKTITVSQDEGVRPGTTMEGLAKLKPAFKDGGSTTAGNSSQVSDGAAAVLLARRSKAEELGLPILGVLRSYAVVGVPPDVMGIGPAYAIPAALQKAGLTVNDIDIFEINEAFASQALYCVEKLGIPAEKVNPLGGAIALGHPLGCTGARQVVTLLNELKRRGKRAYGVVSMCIGTGMGAAAVFEYPGN; encoded by the exons atgaccctgtctcagagagggaACCCTGGGAATATTTCTTCACGCCTGATGGAGAATGAGAAGGCCAGAGACTGTCTGATTCCTATGGG GATAACCTCGGAGAACGTGGCTGAGCGGTTTGGCATTTCGCGGCAGAAGCAGGATGCCTTCGCTCTGGCCTCCCAGCAGAA GGCAGCGACAGCCCAGAGCAGGGGCTGTTTCCGAGCTGAGATCGTGCCTGTGACAACCACGGTCCTGGACGACCAGGGCAACAAGAAAACCATCACTGTGTCCCAGGATGAGGGCGTCCGCCCCGGCACCACCATGGAGGGCCTGGCCAAGCTGAAGCCTGCCTTCAAGGATGGAGGCTCTACCACAGCTG GAAACTCCAGTCAGGTGAGTGATGGAGCAGCTGCCGTCCTGCTGGCCCGGAGGTCCAAGGCTGAAGAATTGGGCCTTCCCATCCTTGGGGTCCTGAGGTCCTATGCAGTGGTTGGTGTCCCTCCTGACGTCATGGGCATTGGTCCTGCCTATGCCATCCCTGCAGCCTTGCAGAAAGCAG GGCTGACTGTGAATGACATAGACATCTTTGAGATCAATGAGGCCTTTGCAAGTCAG GCCCTCTACTGTGTGGAGAAGCTGGGAATTCCTGCAGAGAAGGTGAACCCCCTGGGGGGTGCAATAGCCCTGGGCCATCCCCTGGGCTGCACTGGGGCAAGGCAGGTGGTCACGCTGCTCAATGAACTGAAGCGTCGTGGGAAACG GGCTTATGGAGTGGTGTCCATGTGCATCGGGACGGGGATGGgagctgctgctgtctttgaATATCCTGGGAACTGA
- the LOC118587528 gene encoding 3-ketoacyl-CoA thiolase B, peroxisomal-like isoform X2 — MHRLQVVLGHLAGRPQSSSALQAAPCSAGFRQASASDVVVVHGRRTPIGRAGRGGFKDTTPDELLSAVLTAVLQDVKLKPEQLGDISVGNVLQPGAGAIPARIAQFLSDIPETVPLSTVNRQCSSGLQAVANIAGGIRNGSYDIGMACGVESMTLSQRGNPGNISSRLMENEKARDCLIPMGITSENVAERFGISRQKQDAFALASQQKAATAQSRGCFRAEIVPVTTTVLDDQGNKKTITVSQDEGVRPGTTMEGLAKLKPAFKDGGSTTAGNSSQVSDGAAAVLLARRSKAEELGLPILGVLRSYAVVGVPPDVMGIGPAYAIPAALQKAGLTVNDIDIFEINEAFASQALYCVEKLGIPAEKVNPLGGAIALGHPLGCTGARQVVTLLNELKRRGKRAYGVVSMCIGTGMGAAAVFEYPGN, encoded by the exons ATGCATCGGCTGCAGGTAGTGCTGGGCCACCTGGCCGGCCGGCCCCAGTCGAGCTCCGCGCTGCAAGCCGCTCCCTGCTCCGCTGGCTTCCGGCAGGCCTCGGCCTCCgacgtggtggtggtgcacggaCGGCGCACCCCCATCGGCCGCGCGGGCCGCGGCGGCTTCAAG GACACCACCCCGGACGAGCTTCTGTCGGCCGTGTTGACCGCGGTTCTCCAGGACGTGAAGCTAAAGCCTGAGCAGCTGGGCGACATCTCCGTGG GCAATGTGCTTCAGCCGGGAGCCGGAGCCATCCCTGCACGCATCGCCCAGTTCCTGAG TGACATTCCAGAGACTGTACCTTTGTCTACTGTCAACAGACAGTGTTCATCGGGGCTGCAGGCGGTGGCCAACATCGCTG GTGGCATCAGAAATGGGTCTTATGACATTGGCATGGCCTGTGG GGTGGAGTCcatgaccctgtctcagagagggaACCCTGGGAATATTTCTTCACGCCTGATGGAGAATGAGAAGGCCAGAGACTGTCTGATTCCTATGGG GATAACCTCGGAGAACGTGGCTGAGCGGTTTGGCATTTCGCGGCAGAAGCAGGATGCCTTCGCTCTGGCCTCCCAGCAGAA GGCAGCGACAGCCCAGAGCAGGGGCTGTTTCCGAGCTGAGATCGTGCCTGTGACAACCACGGTCCTGGACGACCAGGGCAACAAGAAAACCATCACTGTGTCCCAGGATGAGGGCGTCCGCCCCGGCACCACCATGGAGGGCCTGGCCAAGCTGAAGCCTGCCTTCAAGGATGGAGGCTCTACCACAGCTG GAAACTCCAGTCAGGTGAGTGATGGAGCAGCTGCCGTCCTGCTGGCCCGGAGGTCCAAGGCTGAAGAATTGGGCCTTCCCATCCTTGGGGTCCTGAGGTCCTATGCAGTGGTTGGTGTCCCTCCTGACGTCATGGGCATTGGTCCTGCCTATGCCATCCCTGCAGCCTTGCAGAAAGCAG GGCTGACTGTGAATGACATAGACATCTTTGAGATCAATGAGGCCTTTGCAAGTCAG GCCCTCTACTGTGTGGAGAAGCTGGGAATTCCTGCAGAGAAGGTGAACCCCCTGGGGGGTGCAATAGCCCTGGGCCATCCCCTGGGCTGCACTGGGGCAAGGCAGGTGGTCACGCTGCTCAATGAACTGAAGCGTCGTGGGAAACG GGCTTATGGAGTGGTGTCCATGTGCATCGGGACGGGGATGGgagctgctgctgtctttgaATATCCTGGGAACTGA